The Ancylobacter sp. WKF20 genome contains a region encoding:
- a CDS encoding glycoside hydrolase family 2 TIM barrel-domain containing protein, with translation MSRRRLGLIGRSLGLFGLIVHLTALTLHPVQAAEVSVAGAEIRVDGAPFAVRGAAGEGRLNLLKSLGATTIRSYGGDPGALLDEAQAAGLKLIVGLWVGQPRQGADYADPAFVARQRDELQAIVNKYKNHPALLMWGIGNEVEVDLADPALVWPEIEKIASMVKGLDPDHPTMAVLAEVGGDKAAHLRKAAPSIDVLGINSYGDALFSVATRAREQGWTGPIVIAEMGALGQWQAATTPWGAPFEPSSTQKAIQFRRYLRALADQQAGAITFLWGQKQEVTPTFHSLFLPSGEWTEPLESMAESWGAPVPGGNHAPRIATLRVAGNPSAPFADWGPEGGAVTLDVIDPDGDPLEVRWTVMAESAVRGIGGDKEDLPRAYPEAVSAARPTGARIGNLPAGHYRLFVEVLDGRGAAATANLPFAIR, from the coding sequence ATGAGCCGGCGCCGGCTTGGTCTCATTGGTCGTTCACTCGGTCTCTTCGGCCTGATCGTCCACCTCACTGCACTGACACTCCACCCTGTGCAGGCCGCCGAGGTGAGCGTCGCGGGAGCGGAGATTCGCGTCGATGGCGCGCCCTTCGCGGTGCGCGGCGCGGCCGGGGAGGGGCGGCTCAACCTGTTGAAATCATTGGGCGCGACGACCATTCGCTCCTATGGCGGTGACCCCGGCGCGCTGCTCGATGAGGCTCAGGCGGCCGGTCTCAAGCTCATTGTCGGCCTCTGGGTCGGCCAGCCCCGGCAGGGCGCCGATTATGCCGACCCCGCCTTCGTCGCCCGCCAGCGCGATGAGCTGCAAGCCATTGTGAATAAATACAAAAATCATCCCGCGCTGCTGATGTGGGGCATCGGCAACGAGGTCGAGGTGGATCTGGCTGACCCCGCCTTGGTCTGGCCGGAGATTGAAAAAATCGCGAGCATGGTCAAGGGCTTGGACCCGGATCACCCGACCATGGCGGTGCTCGCCGAGGTCGGCGGCGACAAGGCCGCTCACCTGCGCAAGGCGGCCCCCAGCATCGACGTGCTCGGCATAAACTCTTATGGCGACGCGCTTTTTTCCGTCGCGACGCGGGCGCGTGAGCAGGGCTGGACCGGTCCGATCGTCATCGCCGAAATGGGGGCGCTGGGCCAATGGCAGGCCGCGACCACCCCCTGGGGCGCCCCGTTCGAGCCCTCCTCGACCCAGAAGGCGATCCAGTTCCGTCGCTATCTCAGGGCGTTAGCCGATCAGCAGGCCGGCGCGATCACGTTTCTCTGGGGGCAGAAGCAGGAGGTGACGCCGACCTTCCACAGCCTGTTCCTGCCATCAGGCGAATGGACCGAACCCCTTGAATCCATGGCGGAATCCTGGGGCGCTCCAGTGCCGGGCGGCAACCACGCCCCCCGCATCGCCACACTCCGCGTCGCCGGCAATCCCAGCGCCCCCTTTGCCGATTGGGGCCCCGAGGGCGGCGCCGTGACGCTCGATGTGATCGACCCCGATGGCGACCCCCTGGAGGTCCGCTGGACCGTCATGGCGGAGAGCGCGGTGCGCGGCATTGGTGGCGATAAGGAAGATCTGCCAAGGGCTTATCCCGAGGCCGTCAGTGCCGCCCGCCCCACCGGCGCGCGCATCGGCAACCTGCCGGCCGGCCATTACCGCCTGTTCGTCGAGGTGCTCGACGGCCGCGGCGCCGCCGCCACCGCCAATCTGCCCTTCGCGATCCGTTGA
- a CDS encoding LysR family transcriptional regulator, with the protein MAAPLSTSIKLQHLRYFVAAVEHGSFRKAVLAVDLEDSSTSRRVRDLDEIGESLFILDSIGVNLTMAGALFEPHPPGARSDS; encoded by the coding sequence ATGGCTGCGCCGCTTTCCACCTCGATCAAGTTGCAACACCTGCGCTATTTCGTGGCCGCCGTCGAGCACGGAAGCTTCCGCAAGGCGGTGCTGGCAGTTGACTTAGAGGATTCGTCCACCAGCCGGCGCGTGCGTGACCTGGATGAGATCGGTGAGTCGCTGTTCATCCTCGATTCCATCGGCGTGAACCTCACCATGGCGGGAGCGCTTTTTGAACCGCACCCGCCGGGCGCTCGATCAGATTCGTGA
- a CDS encoding D-2-hydroxyacid dehydrogenase: MTLKIAFLDRGSLDASLRAFSFPHAYQEYEFTAADQIVERLRDADIAIVNKVPLRSNTLRQLPRLKLIAVAATGTDIIDKVAATQQGIVIVNIRDYAFNTVPEHVIALMFALRRAVVPYANSTQKGDWNRSRHFCYFDYPIRDIAGSTLGIVGYGRLGKSIAKRAEALGMAVIAYDIFPQEGLVDFETILRESDVITLHVPLTEQTHHMIGRSAFALMKPDAILINTARGGLVDEVALAESLKAGTIGGAAFDVLSTEPPANGNVLLDLDLPNLIVTPHVAWASRQAMQILADQLVDNIEAYVNGTPQNVVSL; encoded by the coding sequence TGATCGGGGATCGCTCGACGCCTCCCTGCGCGCGTTCTCTTTCCCGCACGCCTATCAAGAATACGAATTCACGGCGGCGGATCAGATTGTTGAACGTCTGAGAGACGCCGATATTGCCATCGTCAACAAGGTTCCACTGCGTTCCAACACACTGCGTCAGCTACCTCGGTTGAAACTGATCGCCGTGGCGGCAACCGGCACCGACATCATCGACAAAGTTGCGGCGACACAGCAGGGCATCGTGATCGTCAACATCCGTGACTACGCTTTCAATACAGTGCCGGAGCACGTGATCGCTTTAATGTTTGCTCTGCGCCGTGCGGTTGTGCCCTATGCCAACTCGACTCAAAAGGGTGACTGGAACAGATCGCGCCATTTCTGCTACTTCGACTACCCTATCCGCGACATTGCAGGCTCGACACTTGGTATTGTGGGCTATGGCAGGCTCGGCAAATCAATAGCAAAACGTGCCGAGGCGCTCGGCATGGCCGTCATCGCCTACGACATCTTCCCTCAAGAGGGGCTTGTCGACTTCGAGACGATCTTGCGGGAAAGCGATGTGATAACACTTCATGTGCCACTGACTGAACAGACCCACCATATGATCGGGCGGAGTGCATTCGCCTTGATGAAGCCCGATGCAATTCTGATAAATACGGCGCGCGGTGGCCTGGTTGACGAGGTGGCGCTCGCCGAGTCCCTGAAGGCGGGAACCATTGGAGGGGCGGCCTTCGATGTGCTCAGCACCGAGCCGCCGGCAAATGGCAATGTGCTGCTCGATCTTGATCTGCCGAACCTTATCGTTACCCCACACGTCGCTTGGGCAAGTCGGCAGGCCATGCAGATACTGGCCGATCAACTCGTGGATAATATCGAGGCCTATGTTAACGGCACGCCACAGAATGTCGTCTCCTTGTAG
- a CDS encoding TlpA disulfide reductase family protein, protein MVEDATAARARPSRRAVLAGISLSALPLGAAHAQAAASPPVFRSERWQFTLLEPASLLPTVMLADLKGRPAPLVPPAGKVMLINIWASWCAACQIDLPLLARFHAARPDVAVAAVCTDRVVARQSLEQYLLKLDVRSLPVFRDQAGTLVSEAGEASAPLRVMGMPVTYLITPSAKIAGYIQGVADWLTPDAQRLLDYYVAA, encoded by the coding sequence ATGGTTGAAGACGCCACGGCCGCCCGCGCCCGCCCCTCCCGGCGGGCAGTGCTGGCGGGCATCAGCCTTTCCGCGCTGCCGCTGGGCGCTGCGCACGCGCAAGCCGCCGCCAGCCCGCCCGTATTCCGCTCCGAGCGGTGGCAATTCACCCTACTGGAGCCGGCAAGCCTTCTGCCCACGGTCATGCTCGCCGACCTCAAGGGCCGCCCGGCGCCCCTCGTCCCGCCGGCGGGGAAAGTCATGCTTATCAATATCTGGGCCAGTTGGTGCGCCGCCTGCCAGATCGATCTGCCGCTGCTGGCCCGCTTCCACGCGGCAAGGCCCGACGTGGCGGTAGCCGCCGTCTGCACCGACCGCGTGGTGGCGCGTCAGAGCCTGGAGCAATATCTGCTCAAGCTCGACGTCAGATCACTGCCGGTCTTTCGCGACCAGGCCGGGACGCTGGTGAGCGAGGCGGGGGAGGCCAGCGCGCCGCTGCGGGTCATGGGCATGCCAGTCACCTATCTGATCACCCCCTCGGCTAAGATCGCCGGATATATCCAAGGCGTGGCCGACTGGTTGACTCCCGACGCGCAGCGGCTGCTGGACTATTACGTGGCTGCTTAG
- a CDS encoding DoxX family protein, translating into MPLARATVATPSPGKLLRASIWLAQLAVAGLFCMSGVMKISTPIPELSAMMPWTGQLPATFVRIIGLIDLAGGIGILLPALTRIKPQLTVAAALGCVVLQALAFCFHAMRGEFAVLPLNVVLFALSAFVLWGRLKAAPITPRA; encoded by the coding sequence ATGCCGCTTGCCCGCGCCACCGTCGCCACCCCGTCGCCAGGAAAACTCCTTCGCGCCAGCATCTGGCTGGCCCAGCTCGCCGTCGCCGGGCTGTTCTGCATGTCCGGCGTCATGAAGATCAGCACGCCCATCCCCGAACTCTCGGCCATGATGCCCTGGACCGGGCAGTTGCCCGCAACCTTCGTGCGGATCATCGGCCTGATCGATCTGGCCGGCGGCATCGGCATCCTTCTCCCCGCGCTCACCCGCATCAAGCCGCAACTGACGGTCGCCGCCGCTCTGGGCTGCGTTGTGCTCCAGGCCCTGGCCTTCTGCTTCCATGCCATGCGTGGCGAATTTGCTGTACTGCCGCTGAACGTGGTGCTGTTCGCGCTCTCCGCCTTCGTGCTGTGGGGCCGCCTCAAGGCCGCCCCGATCACCCCGCGCGCCTGA
- a CDS encoding LysR family transcriptional regulator, which produces MDYDGLSLDQLRVFVAVVETGSFSAAARTLNRAQSAVTYAIQKLEGQIGTEVFDRSAYRPTISREGRVLLPQARRIVEDVGRFRAIGRSMAQGLEAEVRLLVGVGIPATLIAPALSAFRDNFPTVQLRLTTLPFSMAFGRAFPGVLPGEADIRILPDFLLPQDVVRRTIVEVELVAVVAATHPLAAIHAPLDEDALRDHVQIVLSEQAEARVGDDRRVVALRIWRVTDPAVQHGLIRAGIGWGSLPLPLVAEDLAGGRLVGLDFAEEMSARRETRFAIAAVHRQDEPLGPAGRWLFERLGERHD; this is translated from the coding sequence ATGGACTATGATGGCCTCTCCCTCGATCAGCTGCGCGTGTTCGTAGCGGTGGTCGAGACCGGCAGCTTTTCCGCCGCCGCCCGCACGCTCAATCGCGCCCAATCGGCGGTGACCTACGCCATCCAGAAGCTGGAAGGGCAGATCGGCACGGAGGTATTCGATCGTTCCGCCTATCGCCCGACCATCAGTCGCGAAGGCCGGGTTCTGCTGCCCCAGGCGCGTCGGATCGTCGAGGATGTCGGCCGCTTCCGGGCCATCGGCCGCAGCATGGCGCAGGGCCTGGAAGCGGAGGTGCGGCTTCTCGTGGGGGTGGGGATACCCGCCACCTTGATTGCGCCCGCCTTATCGGCGTTCCGCGACAACTTTCCCACCGTGCAACTGCGCCTCACCACCCTGCCGTTTTCCATGGCATTCGGGCGTGCGTTCCCCGGCGTCCTGCCGGGCGAGGCGGATATCCGCATCCTGCCGGATTTCTTGCTGCCGCAGGATGTGGTCCGCCGTACCATCGTCGAGGTTGAGTTGGTGGCGGTGGTCGCGGCCACCCACCCGCTCGCGGCTATCCACGCTCCGCTGGATGAGGATGCGCTGCGCGACCATGTGCAGATCGTTCTGAGCGAGCAGGCGGAGGCGCGGGTCGGCGATGACCGGCGGGTGGTGGCCCTGCGCATCTGGCGGGTCACCGATCCCGCCGTCCAGCACGGCCTGATCCGCGCCGGCATCGGCTGGGGTAGCCTGCCGCTGCCGCTGGTGGCGGAGGATCTTGCGGGAGGACGACTCGTTGGCCTCGACTTCGCCGAGGAGATGTCCGCCCGGCGGGAGACCCGTTTCGCCATTGCCGCGGTCCACCGCCAGGACGAGCCCCTGGGTCCCGCTGGCCGCTGGCTATTCGAGCGGCTAGGCGAGCGGCACGATTGA
- a CDS encoding HAMP domain-containing sensor histidine kinase produces MAEILIIVPSIAAFRVNWLSDRLAGARTAALVLDAAPEGMIPPQLTRELLGSVGAITVALKRDDTRRLLASSDMPPEVDLHVDLRDVDPVQAVAQAFETLMASDGRIIRVVGTPPRGGGFVEIVLEETPLRKAMLRFTRNILLVSLVIAALTGVLVYLGLAWMFVRPMRRLTQRMIAFRENPAVPAPALGPADRMDEIGLAEREFVDMQRQITETLQQKNHLAALGLAVSKINHDLRNLLSSVQLISDRLADIRDPAVQRFAPKLEAALDRAIAYCEHTLAYGKAQEPAPERRMVALAPLVAEVRDTLGLGGSGEEAPAIGWVASIERGMKVDADPDQLFRVLLNLSRNAMEALSARAPNDPARDQIRITGRREGTVAIIEVADTGPGVPERAQAHLFEPFQGSARRGGTGLGLAIAAELMQAHGGGIQLVPGTIGATFQLRVPDRPVDLEAHRAARSHG; encoded by the coding sequence ATGGCCGAGATTCTCATCATCGTGCCGTCCATCGCCGCGTTCCGGGTGAACTGGCTGTCCGACCGTCTTGCCGGTGCGCGCACGGCGGCGCTGGTGCTCGACGCCGCGCCCGAGGGTATGATCCCGCCCCAGCTCACCCGCGAGCTGCTGGGCAGCGTCGGCGCCATCACCGTCGCGCTGAAGCGCGATGACACGCGCCGCCTGCTCGCCTCCAGCGACATGCCGCCCGAGGTCGACCTGCATGTCGATCTGCGCGATGTCGACCCGGTGCAGGCGGTGGCGCAGGCCTTCGAGACGCTGATGGCCTCCGACGGGCGGATCATCCGCGTGGTCGGCACGCCCCCGCGCGGCGGCGGCTTCGTCGAAATCGTTCTGGAAGAGACGCCGCTGCGCAAGGCGATGCTGCGCTTCACCCGCAACATCCTGCTGGTGTCGCTGGTCATCGCCGCGCTCACCGGCGTGCTGGTCTATCTGGGCCTCGCCTGGATGTTCGTGCGCCCGATGCGCCGGCTGACCCAGCGCATGATCGCCTTCCGCGAGAACCCGGCCGTGCCCGCCCCCGCCCTCGGCCCGGCCGACCGCATGGACGAGATCGGCCTCGCCGAGCGCGAATTCGTCGACATGCAGCGGCAGATCACCGAGACGCTGCAGCAGAAGAACCATCTGGCCGCGCTCGGCCTCGCCGTCTCCAAGATCAATCACGACCTGCGCAACCTGCTTTCCTCCGTGCAGCTCATCTCCGACCGCCTCGCCGACATACGCGACCCGGCGGTGCAGCGCTTCGCGCCCAAGCTCGAGGCCGCGCTCGACCGCGCCATCGCCTATTGCGAGCACACCCTCGCTTACGGCAAGGCACAGGAGCCCGCCCCGGAGCGCCGCATGGTGGCGCTCGCCCCGCTGGTGGCCGAGGTCCGCGACACGCTGGGCTTAGGGGGCAGCGGCGAGGAAGCGCCGGCCATTGGCTGGGTCGCGTCCATCGAGCGCGGCATGAAGGTGGACGCCGACCCCGACCAGCTGTTCCGCGTGCTGCTCAACCTCTCGCGCAACGCCATGGAGGCGCTCTCCGCCCGCGCGCCCAACGACCCCGCCCGCGACCAGATCCGCATCACCGGCCGGCGCGAGGGCACCGTCGCCATCATCGAGGTGGCCGACACCGGCCCCGGCGTGCCCGAGCGAGCGCAGGCGCATCTGTTCGAGCCGTTCCAGGGCTCCGCCCGGCGTGGCGGCACCGGCCTCGGCCTCGCCATCGCCGCCGAGCTGATGCAGGCCCATGGTGGCGGCATCCAGCTCGTGCCCGGCACGATCGGGGCGACCTTCCAGCTGCGGGTGCCCGACCGGCCGGTCGATCTCGAAGCCCACCGTGCCGCCCGGTCGCATGGCTGA